In the Candidatus Methylomirabilota bacterium genome, one interval contains:
- a CDS encoding ATP-binding protein: protein MRDALDLRLTNDLAELPRLARAVDEFCGRHGLAPAIAFAFNLALEEAITNVIAHGYADAAAHEIRVRMRVADATVTAEVIDDGRPFDPLQVERPDLTGGIEDRRLGGLGIFLMRRSMDEVRYRTVGRHNCLELSKRIA from the coding sequence GCTCACCAACGACCTGGCGGAGCTGCCTCGGCTGGCCCGGGCCGTCGACGAGTTCTGCGGCCGTCACGGCCTCGCCCCCGCGATCGCCTTCGCCTTCAACCTCGCCCTCGAGGAAGCCATCACGAACGTCATCGCCCATGGATACGCCGACGCGGCGGCGCACGAGATCCGGGTCCGCATGCGCGTCGCCGACGCGACCGTCACCGCCGAGGTCATCGACGACGGGCGACCGTTCGATCCGCTGCAGGTCGAGCGCCCGGACCTGACGGGGGGCATCGAGGATCGCCGGCTCGGCGGGCTCGGGATCTTCCTCATGCGGCGGTCGATGGACGAGGTTCGCTACCGGACGGTCGGCCGCCACAACTGTCTGGAGCTCTCGAAACGGATCGCCTGA